TAGACCTTTAGcaattaagtattaatgaaTAAGATTATTGTATATCATACTTGTAGAAGAAATGGTAGTATCATGTTACAGCAACATTCCTAGAATTATCCTTGAAGTAGGTTTAACACTTTCGTCACTTTCTGATCGAATTTATACACAAATTtctagtaaattttattaaatagcgaacttcgtttctccttaaaaagactttttacttttcttcGAAAGAATTTTTACGGTTTTTCTGTGTAATTTTCCAATTATTCTCTTCAAAAAACCTTCCTCAGTGTTCAAGgaataaatcaaaaacaaaaatactcaATTCAAGTTCAGTCGTGTTCGAATTTTGcgcttatatattttgtgaatcagttttatttatatagatttaaaagtCAATTTGGAAACTTTCCTCATTTAATATCTACTCGTTGGATTCTTGAATTCTCTGgaaatgattttgtttttaatctttgCTTTTAAATGACACAGAATGAGTCAGTCAGTTGACTGTTTGTTCAGAGCCACTTCAGACATGCTCGAGGGCCTTATGCTAACGCACACACTGTGAATAAACCATTGAacttattgatattaattttacccAACTGGAAAATAGACGAGTTTATATATACTCAATCTTGTCTGTTATCTTTTACTCTTGAGTTTGCGCCaacattttgttattacaattactatagattttaataagaattctttaacaatataaaggtgaatttattgctttatgttattacataattagatATACCGGAATGGCTATCTCTTGCTGGCCACGAacgattataaataatgtaccctttttatatatatccattaaagaagttttattaaaatgcattaCTCTCGTAAACCAAAGACTGTacatattagtatttaaagtTACTAAATGCGTACGTACTCGTAATCATACACTGCCGTATTATGTAAAcctatatttttgttgaacCCAGATTCTTGAAAgcgtaaaagtaaattaccaGCATAATTTACTAATGTTTGTGAAATATAGGAGGTACAAAGTAAAATGGGAGCATTACTCGCTTTATTGACCAATCATTATATTCACAAGTTCGGAGTGtagttaaatttatgataCTTAATAGTACCTTGCTAAGAAGAAGGAATTTTTACTcgtgttttgttaaaatatctataattcaTGTGTTATAtgcgtaataaatattatctaccTTACAAAAACTTACTTACCaacgtaattaaataatgacaaaatttttaataaggagTTTCAAAGTTGTTTATATGCGataccaatattttttatattcaaattgtttaaagaaacTATCGTTAAATAGTGTATATATTTCGTTACTATATCACCTtccattgatttttattaaaaatgcttaTATTCAAGGTTATATTTGACTCctagtatgtatatgtaaaattgtttattcctACATAAAAAGCGTACGCGCAGCAAAGCTCGTTGAAGTCTTTTGTATGATACTATCGTCTacgaattttaatgaaaataggtAAATCATTAGATATCTATTTagtctttttataaaatacatttaataagaaaaaaaatcattgtaaCCATGTTAACAAAGATCTTAAGTTTACGTACGCACTTATTTCAACACCAACTGAGTATGAATTTGAACCGAATATTTCCATAACATAAAATAcctcttaataaattaaacttttatttataaaatataatggttTGTGAGAAGAATTCATTGACCCTTTAATATCATTatcgatataaaattaaattatatttgacacATTTTGCATGCATTAATGCAATCACGTTGTTTGGTAGTGTTGTCCTTTATCAATGCATATTACGTAAAAAACATAtccttgattaaaatattaaacaatatatagataatttaatatttagtatattttcttttagatTGGCTAAGTTTAACAACATTTAATCAACTTCGactaaaaaacttatataaacatatcagTCTTCGTCACTGTTTTATGATCGTTTGTCAATCAGTCGAATAGTCTTCTTACGCCTGACACACATTTCTTACGTGTTACGTTTGACTTTTTGGTGGTAACGCAAGCCATTTCCTCtctatgttttccttcacgaTTTTCTtaacgaatgttaaatgcgcacacagACAGTGAGTCCACTGGTGCACACAGCCAGGCATTGAACCTACCAactcaaggatgagagtcatACGCTAAAGCCTAGTCTTAGTCCAATactagtaaataaatgtttgctCTATATGAATTTTACACTTGATTATTTCACTAACTCACGCACTTATTAAGACGACGTTGATTTCATCGATACTCGATGTTTGGACAGCACTAATATAAAAGTTCGACAACCTCGACTTAATAAGACCGTATTCTAACGTAAGTGATGATGATGTGTGACTTTTCTTAGAACTTGTGTTTGTTAAACAAACTTCCAGTCATCAGTGAAACAATGTTTTGAAATCATTATGACGGACCCAAATCAAGACGTTTTTCTcgtttaagttaaataaaccGATGATAAGGctttatttttacaacaaatggctattatttatgtagataacttataattaaatctttaaagatAGTCTAAGAATTTATATCATGTAGGCAAATCATTTTGGTATTACTATCTCATTTTTCGGCTTTATTCTCTATTTATCTTGTTAAAACTGTTTTGTGTATTACAAAACACTATCGAGAatttgttctatattttaatggttTAAACAGTACTTATGATgcatgtatacatatataatatattatttataaataataatattctcacTCGAAAAATGATTGAAGGCGAAACATTCATTAAACCcagtaaaagttaattttttaataaacctttaaactaatacatatatttcacaAGTAATTATCACTATTGTttcgatataaatttaataaataagcttattaataaattatttcattgaattgataaattgataattagAAAATGCACGCTTATCAAAaagttaaatagaaataaataacttaaccaaacaactaaaaaaaatgtctgtacattaatttattgatttgcGTTTTACAAATACTTCTTCAATCGTTTCATAGCTTATTTCTCTTCTTTCTCTACTTTATGAGTCATAGACATAGTCATCGTTTCAGTCACCACAGCACATGTTAATTTagtacattaaaacaaaactccGTCGGTGCTGCTGGAACCTATcgataaagtatataaatataaaggacAAGAgcatttttctaatttatccagaaagatttatttatcgCATTGAATTTATTCTTTACTCTATGAACTGATCTTGAatcatgtaaattaatttataggaCGTGAATCGTGACCGCAAATAATGGCTGGGAGACCGCTGGCAGTAATTAAGAGCTAAGCTTCCCGACAATTTActgtacaaattataatattagctaGTGATGAACCTACTTTAGTAGCAAACTTTTCTTTTTCGTGTTTATGTCATCATCCGACaacgataatttaattttaaacactaTTTGAACCATATATCtgagatttttttcaattttggtttaatttttcttttttcaaatatatagaCATGATAGCTATCGagtgaaataacaaaaaataaatttcaacaaagctttaaaaatatatttaaaaaacgctGACAGCTGAAGCTTAAAGCTCCGCCCAAAAATACGTTACAACCTGCAAGGTCCCATTTACGCCGATCTTATACCATAACGCATTAATTGCCGCGATCTCAAAGTTTTTTCCCTTTTTATTGACCGAGCACCTGTGCCCCAAACGGACCCAAGATGATTTCGATGACTGGTTAGTTtgtgtacaaataaaaaacaaaagtacatTCAAATTGACACTTTATTGTTGAAAGAATAAAGTTCACCAttcatctttaaaaataactcgggcttttatttttttactgtcttCTTTTTAGACGGAGGGTGAGAAGATGACTTTACTGACAAGCCAAAAGCAGGCAGGTAGAAAATCGATTGTATCatctgtttaataataatactggaTTCTTGCAGATTGTAGGTATAAAACTTGAATAGTGGTACAAAGAGCTGTTTTTATCGCGTCATAAATAGCGTCGATATCGCTATAAATCTATCATGCTATATATTtccagttttattttttatgtacagaGTCAATCTTTCAACGTGGCGGTTAAGCCTAAgggtacattatttttatttccatgtTACAATAGGTAAATTTGCTGACATGATATAGGTATGTGTTATTATCGTTAGAAAACGAAAGAACGTTTCCTGATATGATTGTCAAAGCAATCCTAAGAAAGACGTAGtggtctattaaaaaaattacattgaaaaggtacagattcaaattttattaggaTTTTAACGCACTTAATAGCAGTGAGTTTTAAAAGGTACTTATCATCGCgtattttgatacatttttagGAAAAATTTAACACGCCTGTGCTAAGAAAAATGTAACTACAACAAGGtattgcattttaataaaatgttgttcAATATGTTGCAGGACAAGACACGCTTCACGAGACTAAAAGACATTATGAAGTATATTTAAAGCCTTATAGACTATATTCTTTGATCTCCTCTAACTCTACATTAATAccaaacacattttaaacataatttttattttattaaaatagtccTAATTTAGCtactcattaaacaatattcagacaattacattatacacaaaatccaaacacggaatacacattcaaacataaacataaagcacagttttacctatttatacagaaaatataacaagtataaattcatactaaattctaaaatataagatCTAAGATTCAttgatcattataataaatatttaacatgaaggcagaataataaaaccattatcaataaaagataccaaagtttttaaataatttttgaagcattttttagtcacattaaatacatatcttATTTTGCTGGTAATATGTGTTATAATCTGAAGGTATACGATACATAAATAGTCTTCATCACaattaaaccaaattttttCGAATCTCTCTCATCaagataatgtaaaaataattaattataaacaatctACTTATAATATGGTTAACATTCATAGTTCACGAAGTAAACGCAGAATAATCTTATAGAAAACTAGTCGATCGCCTCTGGTGCCGGAACAAGAACCCCACGAACGAAGAAAATTACTGGTATTAAACGAAAATCGCCTCGAAATTGCACTGGAGATGTGAGCATAAATTGCAATTAGTCGTGATCCACTGACGCCTCTAcacgaaattaattttattacattattaccgTGAAATACGGAGAATATCGCCACAAAATTGCTTCATGATTCCTTATAGAATAGATTAATATTGtggagaaaatatataaagttccTTAGAACATTTATCACAATTATAGCTCTGTgctcaaaaaaatatttatgtttttttatataattatctcttatgaacatcaattaaaataacccCTCACTCATAAACAGTTTAATTACACCCTTTTAACTAAAGTCTTGTCTCGTTTTaatctatcaaattatgtttatgctgcgtataaatattatattatgtagaaactaatatatttatttatttatatatacattctaaaacaatgtgtatgcctaaaaaataccaggaagtatgacatcacaaatttaacacacttacttacacatcaattacattagaacttaagctatatcaaaagaaaaactaaagaaacagAAAGTACATTACTTAAAACAGTGCGAGTCTAGAAATTTACGATTTTAGAGTGAAAACTAAGCTAATTTATGCCACCAAATATAATAGCATATTGTATCTTcagtattttagttttgatttgtaattttaagagctaattttagatttagttaTTTACCTTTCCACTAAGTAAATGCTCGTAACATTgcttatattaatgtaaatattaagcGACATGATAAAGTCGTGTTGTTAATTTTAAGGCCTCAGAAATACGTAATTAACTACCGTTGTTTAACTAAACAGGGCCACGCCATGTTTGATGCTAATAGAATGAATTATTGTCCCGTAAATgatatagtcaaatttatcGACATTGCTTTTTGAAAGTAATCCTTATGCAATTGAAGTTAAGTGTGACATTGTATCAAGTAAAAATAATGGGGAGAATAATTGACAGTATCGAGTCTGCTTGCTGGCTGAATCGGCCCCTGGGTGCTCAAGTACGATCCAGCTCGCGCacgttctatttttatattacatttattttctgtttgGTAATCAAACTTATTACCTTTCATTTTCAAGTAACAACCACGTATAATTTACTATAACTACAGACCATACAAATGAAACAAGAtcaatatttcaaacataGTCAAATATGTTATTGATTCTAAATAAGTGGAGATTGGTAGTATTATTTTCAGAGTTTTCATCACTTTACTTAATACTAAAATGAAATGTCGACTGTATGTAAGGTGAAAGCTAAAACTATCCAAGTAATATGCGAGCCGGATCGTGCACCAATCAGACGGAAGAAAGTATGTCTGGCAAGAATCGAGATGATAGCTCGTGGCGGGCTGGAGGCTGCCTAACCGGTTATGCTAAACCCCATTGTGGTCACTTTTTGTACTACCCCTCTCACACCACAATATTTTTCACCCGCCAACCCAGCTACGTTGCCAAAATTTACGTTTTTGAGCCCTTTTTGGCTAATAAAGAACTGTATTACGTTATTTAAGCATATGAAAGGACAAGCGTTAATATCATATTAAGAAAGTAAAAAACTACAAAACCAACTTATTACTTCTACtactgttttttaaaatatgaaatctaTACAAGTGCTGAAAAATACACACTATTATTTGATTATCAAAAATTCCGACAgaagttttgtattattctAGAAATTCGACAATTATtgcattttgaataaattttccgATAAAACCGCCATCTATTGCATAGTAGATGAACTTtggtacatattattttagttatttcacATTcgagataaacaaaatatacaaacactgcgtttgaaattttaaaaataatgtagttaattttcaataagaCTAAAATCAacacattttgtaaaattctgGATCGCCACGAATGTGACAATTAATCGCATATTTGACAACAAGATAATTATCAATGTCACAAAAATTAACTGAAGTCTGAAATATCCTGAATGGAGATCCTTCAGATTTCCTTGTATCTCTGACAAAAATGTCAATTTGACGTGATTTGCCGATAAATTTTccgaaatttttaattttttctaaatatggGAGGCTCGCAAAGCACTCGCAAGCTTAGTGTGGAAAATGAAAATGCTATTCAAGTGTCCCAAGAAGCATTAGACCGAATACAGTCACAACTGTCTgccaaagtaatattttttttgtgaattacATAATTTGAATCAATGTCaagttattaaacaaaatctatttattatatctttaggAAACGAACATCGTATttgcttaataaaaataaagtgaacTTAAAACATTCCATGAAGTAAACATTTGCGATGTTATAGGTTATAATTGTGTGATTGTATCCAATGTTGTGTCAGATGCTTTGTAATTTTGGTTGTCTTAACTTTTGCTTATTTAATAGACTTCATgagtatttttcatatatttagcAATTACTCTTATATTTCAGCTTTtggcaatataataaaattgttttcttatattagCATTGACTGTTACAACTTACAATTTTAGACAGCTGAGCAGATCCCCTCTCCACCACCACAATATGCTCCTTCGCCTCCAATGTATGACCCGCAAAAGCGGCAAGAAGCAGCTGCTGAGGAAGCATATTGGGCACGccgaattgaaaatttaaaaagagctCATGAAAAAATCAATAGTGGAATGGTTGTGGAATATGAAAAGACATTGAAAGAAGCGAATGAATTATTTGAATTGGTTAAAGcagataaaattgtaaataaacttcCTCCATGTGAGCAAGAAAAAGCAAAGGTAAATATTTCTCATATTCCATAGTATGTAAGTCATGTACCACATTTGCCTTCTAATGAATCCTAAAAAAAGTGTaaacttaaaacatattataaataaaccaaattTCAACTGAATCTTTTTAACAATAACTTAATTAGATGTTGTAATTATAGCCTGATATTTAGCACAGGTTTTTAGGTAATTATTGAAGTGATCACAGTGAAATCTATACTTGACATAACCGGTCTTTTCAAAGATAGTACAATAACTGTTTCAGGTTCTTGAATGCTACAGTGCAAATCCAAATAAATCCTTATTGTGCTCAGTGCTAGTGAATGAATTTAATGACTGTGTTTGCAAGAGCAGAATTGCAGCAGTATCAGGAAGCTCTTGAACCACTACATTTAATAGAAACTGCATATAATACAATCAGTGGTGTAATGTTTGAACAACATGGAAAcgtagataatatattattgatgtatgaataaactgttaatttattactgtactttcattactaatataaattatatatatactatactctTATGTCAAAGCCCAATACAATATGACATACATACTTGTTTCAACACTCAAATTTCAGCATGTTATCTATTTCCATGGCAACAGTTATTTAAGGCAGTTGCATCTCATCCATTTttcctataattttttttcatatagcaTATTAAGACATATACAAAACAGGAAGAGACATCATGGCAAATAAAGAAGATAAGCCTACAGAGGAAAGGAAAAGAAGGGTGCCTTTATATCCAGGATTCCCAGAGTTGGCTCGTTCAGATGTCAGTGTCTATCCTAGTTATTCTGTACTAGGTGTTGCTTAGTAagtattgtttgtaatttttttttgtttttaagatctatataaacaaaacctgTATGATTTTAGTAGAGTTGTCTGTCGTCATCGTTACCACTTCGCTAAGGTTGCACAGCGTAAACAATTTATGCGTGAACTTCATAGCTTTGAAAAGCTTCAACCTAATGCCCTTGGTGGTGTAAGAGTACACAGGGAATTTTCACAAGGAATATTGTCACACAAGATCCCATCACGCCGCTACATACAAAAACTAACCCCAGATCCACTAAATATGAATCAAAGAATGAGAGTTGAGGAAATTATAAGTGGAAGAGCAACCTTTGGTAAAAAATGATCACGTGATTT
This sequence is a window from Pieris rapae chromosome 20, ilPieRapa1.1, whole genome shotgun sequence. Protein-coding genes within it:
- the LOC110994983 gene encoding uncharacterized protein LOC110994983, translating into MANKEDKPTEERKRRVPLYPGFPELARSDVSVYPSYSVLGVAYRVVCRHRYHFAKVAQRKQFMRELHSFEKLQPNALGGVRVHREFSQGILSHKIPSRRYIQKLTPDPLNMNQRMRVEEIISGRATFGKK
- the LOC110994961 gene encoding uncharacterized protein LOC110994961, whose product is MGGSQSTRKLSVENENAIQVSQEALDRIQSQLSAKTAEQIPSPPPQYAPSPPMYDPQKRQEAAAEEAYWARRIENLKRAHEKINSGMVVEYEKTLKEANELFELVKADKIVNKLPPCEQEKAKVLECYSANPNKSLLCSVLVNEFNDCVCKSRIAAVSGSS